The following proteins come from a genomic window of Mucinivorans hirudinis:
- a CDS encoding transposase: MDRRSQEYQIMRDKALSQLRSGESLTGKDGAFAPLLKEFLEAALDGEMAAHLDEAERRQGNKRNGRGSKRVKTMAGEIEIETPQDRHSSFTPEILRKRETILADNMSSKIISLYGMGMSPRDISAHIEEMYDVEISHNTLSEIIERIVPKVKEWQSRPLESMYTIVWLDAMHYKVKDGGRTESRAVYNVLAVNKDGRKELIGMYVSESEGANFWLSVLTDLKARGMKDVLIACIDNLTGFAEAISTIFPQVIIQSCIVHQIRNSLKYIASKDKKEFMDDLKTVYQAPTLDLAELNLDKLEDKWGQKYPVVIGSWRRNWDKLSAYFAYDEHIRRLIYTTNAVEGFHRQARKVTKTGV; encoded by the coding sequence ATGGATAGGAGAAGTCAGGAGTATCAAATAATGCGGGATAAGGCATTATCTCAGCTTCGGAGTGGGGAGTCACTCACAGGCAAAGACGGGGCATTTGCTCCACTGTTGAAAGAATTTTTAGAAGCCGCCTTGGATGGCGAAATGGCAGCTCATCTCGACGAGGCGGAACGCCGGCAAGGCAACAAGCGTAACGGTCGAGGAAGCAAACGAGTCAAAACGATGGCGGGTGAGATTGAAATAGAGACACCTCAGGATCGTCATAGCAGTTTTACACCCGAGATTCTCAGGAAACGGGAGACCATTTTGGCGGATAATATGTCCTCCAAGATCATCAGTTTGTATGGTATGGGTATGAGCCCGAGGGATATATCTGCTCATATCGAAGAGATGTATGACGTTGAGATATCGCACAATACGCTGAGTGAAATTATCGAACGTATAGTTCCCAAGGTCAAGGAGTGGCAAAGTCGTCCTTTGGAGTCGATGTACACTATCGTTTGGCTCGATGCGATGCACTACAAGGTCAAAGATGGTGGACGTACCGAGAGCCGAGCCGTTTATAATGTGCTGGCAGTCAATAAGGATGGTCGCAAAGAGTTAATCGGGATGTATGTATCTGAGAGTGAGGGAGCGAACTTCTGGTTGAGTGTATTGACCGATTTGAAAGCACGTGGGATGAAAGATGTTTTGATTGCCTGCATTGACAACCTTACGGGCTTTGCCGAGGCAATCTCCACCATTTTCCCGCAAGTAATCATTCAGAGCTGCATCGTTCACCAAATCCGCAACTCATTGAAATACATTGCCTCCAAAGACAAAAAGGAGTTTATGGATGATTTGAAGACTGTCTATCAAGCTCCCACTCTGGATTTAGCCGAACTCAATCTTGATAAATTGGAGGATAAATGGGGGCAGAAATACCCTGTTGTTATAGGCTCGTGGCGACGAAATTGGGATAAGCTTAGTGCCTATTTTGCTTATGATGAGCATATTCGCAGACTTATTTACACAACTAATGCTGTTGAAGGATTTCATCGTCAGGCACGGAAAGTGACCAAGACGGGAGTGTAA
- a CDS encoding Conjugative transposon protein TraO, with amino-acid sequence MRYLMILVAVLALCGQAHAQRYLPKMKGIELRGGFVDGVQKPTNYYFGAGISTYTKNGNRWVFGAEYLSKEYVYKDIYIPKTQFTGEAGYYVKFLSDPSKTFFLSIGGSALAGYETSNWGDKLLADGATLRNKDAFIYGGAITLELETYLTDRLVLLVNARERILWGSSIGHFHTQFGVGLKFIIN; translated from the coding sequence ATGAGGTATCTAATGATTTTGGTTGCGGTGCTTGCCCTATGTGGGCAGGCACACGCCCAACGCTATCTCCCGAAAATGAAGGGGATAGAACTCAGAGGAGGATTTGTTGATGGCGTTCAGAAGCCCACAAACTACTATTTCGGTGCAGGAATTTCGACCTACACAAAAAACGGCAACCGTTGGGTGTTTGGGGCAGAGTACCTTTCCAAAGAGTATGTCTACAAGGATATTTACATCCCCAAAACGCAGTTTACAGGCGAAGCAGGCTACTATGTTAAATTTCTCTCAGACCCTTCAAAAACATTCTTTTTGAGCATTGGCGGCTCGGCACTCGCAGGTTACGAAACGAGCAATTGGGGCGACAAGCTGCTAGCCGACGGAGCGACACTCCGCAATAAAGATGCCTTTATCTATGGCGGTGCTATCACACTCGAACTCGAAACTTATCTGACCGACCGTTTGGTACTACTTGTAAACGCACGAGAGCGGATACTCTGGGGTAGCTCGATCGGGCACTTCCATACGCAATTTGGCGTAGGGCTGAAATTCATCATAAACTAA
- a CDS encoding transposase, whose translation MDRRSQEYQIMRDKALSQLRSGESLTGKDGAFAPLLKEFLEAALDGEMAAHLDEAERQQGNKRNGRGSKRVKTMAGEIEIETPQDRHSSFTPEILRKRETILADNMSSKIISLYGMGMSLRDISTHIEEMYDVEISHNTLSEIIERIVPKVKEWQSRPLESMYTIVWLDAMHYKVKDGGRTESRAVYNVLAVNKDGRKELIGMYVSESEGANFWLSVLTDLKARGMKDVLIACIDNLTGFAEAIATIFPQVIIQSCIVHQIRNSLKYIASKDKKEFMGDLKTVYQAPTLDLAELNLDKLEDKWGQKYPVVIGSWRRNWDKLSAYFAYDEHIRRLIYTTNAVEGFHRQARKVTKAKGVFPNDMALMKLLYLAVLNISKKWTQPLPNWALTAGQLRIKFGERMPMEL comes from the coding sequence ATGGATAGGAGAAGTCAGGAGTATCAAATAATGCGTGATAAGGCATTATCTCAGCTGCGGAGTGGGGAGTCACTCACGGGCAAAGATGGGGCATTTGCTCCACTGTTGAAAGAATTTTTAGAAGCCGCCTTGGATGGCGAAATGGCAGCTCATCTCGACGAGGCGGAACGCCAGCAAGGCAACAAGCGTAACGGTCGAGGAAGCAAACGAGTCAAAACGATGGCAGGTGAGATTGAAATAGAGACACCCCAGGATCGTCATAGCAGTTTCACACCCGAGATTCTCAGGAAACGGGAGACCATTTTGGCGGATAATATGTCCTCCAAGATCATCAGTTTGTATGGTATGGGTATGAGCCTGAGGGATATATCTACTCATATAGAAGAGATGTATGACGTTGAGATATCGCACAATACGTTGAGTGAAATCATCGAACGTATAGTTCCCAAGGTCAAGGAGTGGCAAAGTCGTCCTTTGGAGTCGATGTACACTATCGTTTGGCTCGATGCAATGCACTACAAGGTCAAAGATGGTGGACGTACCGAGAGCCGAGCCGTTTATAATGTACTGGCAGTCAACAAGGATGGTCGCAAAGAGTTAATCGGGATGTATGTATCTGAGAGTGAGGGTGCGAACTTCTGGTTGAGTGTATTGACCGATTTGAAAGCACGCGGGATGAAAGATGTTTTGATTGCCTGCATTGACAACCTTACGGGCTTTGCCGAGGCAATAGCCACCATTTTCCCGCAAGTAATCATTCAGAGCTGCATCGTTCACCAAATCCGCAATTCATTGAAATACATTGCCTCCAAAGACAAAAAGGAGTTTATGGGTGATTTGAAGACTGTCTATCAAGCTCCCACTCTGGATTTAGCCGAACTCAATCTTGATAAATTGGAGGATAAATGGGGACAGAAATATCCTGTTGTTATAGGCTCGTGGCGACGAAATTGGGATAAGCTTAGTGCCTATTTTGCTTATGATGAGCATATTCGCAGACTTATCTACACAACTAATGCTGTTGAAGGATTTCATCGTCAGGCACGGAAAGTGACCAAGGCAAAGGGAGTATTCCCTAATGATATGGCATTGATGAAGTTACTCTACCTGGCGGTGCTCAACATCTCCAAGAAATGGACTCAACCCCTTCCGAATTGGGCGTTAACAGCAGGTCAATTGCGGATAAAGTTTGGCGAAAGGATGCCAATGGAGCTATAG
- a CDS encoding Conjugative transposon protein TraN has translation MIPPHGIEVTYEKTTHIIFPSAVRYVDLGSPNLIAGKADGAENVIRVKATVKNFRTETNFSVITESGSFYTFNVKYADEPLLLNIEMKDFIHDGSEVNRPNNALDIYLEELGSESPKLVHLIMKSIHKNDNREVKHIGSKSFGIQYLLKGLYTHNGLLYFHTQIRNTSNVPFDVDFIVFKIVDKKVAKRTAIQEQVIFPLRAYNYATRIAGNKDERTVFTMEKFTIPDDKQLVVELHEKSGGRHQSFIIENEDIVRARVINELKVK, from the coding sequence ATGATACCGCCGCACGGTATCGAAGTAACTTACGAAAAAACCACGCACATCATCTTCCCATCGGCAGTTCGCTATGTTGATTTGGGCTCGCCTAACCTCATAGCAGGCAAGGCGGACGGGGCAGAGAATGTTATCCGTGTCAAAGCAACGGTTAAGAATTTCCGCACCGAAACCAACTTTTCGGTGATTACCGAGAGCGGCAGTTTTTACACTTTCAATGTAAAATACGCAGATGAACCACTGCTGCTAAACATTGAGATGAAAGATTTTATCCACGATGGCAGTGAGGTCAATCGCCCGAATAATGCCTTAGATATCTATCTGGAGGAGCTCGGCAGCGAGTCACCGAAGCTCGTGCATCTGATTATGAAGTCCATTCACAAGAACGACAACCGAGAGGTGAAGCATATCGGCTCAAAGTCTTTTGGTATTCAGTATCTGCTGAAAGGGCTATACACCCACAACGGCTTGCTCTATTTCCATACACAAATCCGCAACACCTCAAATGTACCTTTCGATGTAGATTTCATTGTGTTTAAGATTGTTGACAAGAAAGTTGCCAAGCGTACCGCCATTCAGGAACAGGTGATTTTTCCGCTCCGTGCCTACAACTATGCCACACGCATTGCAGGTAACAAGGACGAACGCACAGTATTCACAATGGAGAAATTCACCATTCCTGACGACAAACAGTTGGTCGTAGAGCTTCACGAGAAGTCAGGCGGTCGTCATCAATCGTTCATCATCGAGAACGAAGACATCGTGCGTGCAAGAGTAATTAACGAGCTCAAAGTTAAATAA
- a CDS encoding Conjugative transposon protein TraQ translates to MEIITMKTAFFILIAVSISGILFSLTSCSDKLDIQQMYDFSLSTMPVQKRIKQGETAEIRCQLHKSGNYKETKFHIGYFQPEGKGTLKMDDGTVFLPNDTYPLEKETFRLYYTSECSDQQQIDLTVYDSFGQRYELSISMQNETTKPSDAQ, encoded by the coding sequence ATGGAAATCATCACAATGAAAACAGCATTTTTCATACTAATAGCCGTCTCAATCAGCGGCATCCTATTTTCGCTCACATCGTGCAGCGACAAACTCGACATTCAGCAGATGTATGACTTCTCGCTCTCCACGATGCCCGTACAGAAACGTATCAAGCAAGGAGAAACGGCAGAAATCCGCTGTCAGCTCCACAAATCGGGCAACTACAAAGAGACGAAATTTCACATCGGCTACTTCCAACCTGAAGGCAAAGGTACGCTGAAAATGGATGATGGCACAGTTTTTCTTCCGAACGACACCTACCCACTCGAAAAAGAGACCTTTCGGCTCTACTACACTTCAGAGTGTTCCGACCAACAACAGATAGACCTCACGGTTTATGATAGTTTTGGTCAGCGTTACGAACTTTCAATCTCGATGCAGAATGAAACGACGAAGCCTTCTGATGCACAATAA